The following coding sequences lie in one Candidatus Neptunochlamydia sp. REUL1 genomic window:
- a CDS encoding TIGR04372 family glycosyltransferase, whose translation MIHYAALWEKERGKVAIIILAQEQAFVCSLVKLVCPEATIIDCFLLRNFRTLYRNQEIFSSTFQNIYSQVLIENNKAIFLWDNQFSFLKENFFVIGEYVRHFDPVVKFEGKKPKRFTAAYLTFRENYFVRKKYWDDYTDMVVSGPALQPNSIIEKTRKNLIREINVTRPYVVLNLSSIKTTSGNILTDRRRIQYPHRFNGLIDLLIEKGFDVVLQGRKEQPHFKPRKHFFDYAHSKYCTPENDLALYSDALFVVAAKSGPEIFCSLFDIPLLGVNYNENVLMLHNVKYRFFYKHVKGPKGAYLNWKEILRSPLFFEFGVETVHPNSKAYIYEEMNEEELIDSLEEFIPFIHAPKETWLNYSENQQRFRKSLTPLHFDLYTCPSVPCDTYLASAKSGA comes from the coding sequence ATGATACATTATGCAGCTCTATGGGAAAAAGAAAGGGGAAAGGTTGCAATCATTATTCTTGCGCAGGAACAAGCATTTGTCTGTTCGCTAGTAAAGTTAGTTTGTCCAGAAGCTACAATCATTGATTGCTTTCTTTTACGAAATTTTAGGACTCTTTATAGAAATCAAGAGATCTTCAGTTCAACATTTCAGAACATATACTCTCAAGTGCTTATTGAAAATAACAAAGCTATTTTCCTTTGGGACAATCAATTTTCATTTTTAAAAGAGAACTTTTTTGTCATTGGGGAATATGTAAGACATTTTGATCCAGTTGTCAAGTTTGAAGGAAAAAAACCAAAAAGATTTACAGCGGCATATTTAACTTTTCGAGAGAACTATTTTGTGCGCAAAAAATATTGGGATGATTATACCGATATGGTTGTTTCAGGGCCTGCTTTACAGCCTAATTCAATCATTGAAAAAACGAGAAAGAATTTAATCAGAGAGATTAATGTAACTAGACCCTATGTTGTTCTTAACTTAAGCTCTATCAAAACGACCTCAGGAAATATTCTTACGGATCGTAGAAGGATCCAATATCCCCACAGGTTTAATGGACTAATTGATTTGCTGATAGAGAAAGGATTTGATGTGGTACTTCAAGGTCGAAAGGAACAACCGCACTTCAAACCTAGAAAGCATTTTTTCGACTATGCTCATAGTAAATACTGCACGCCCGAGAATGACCTGGCTCTTTATTCTGATGCTCTGTTTGTGGTTGCTGCCAAATCAGGACCAGAGATTTTTTGTAGCTTGTTTGATATTCCGCTTCTAGGTGTTAACTATAATGAGAATGTATTAATGTTGCATAACGTTAAGTATCGCTTTTTCTATAAACACGTAAAAGGACCCAAGGGAGCTTATTTAAATTGGAAAGAGATATTAAGAAGCCCTCTCTTTTTTGAGTTTGGAGTAGAAACAGTTCATCCCAATTCAAAAGCATATATATATGAGGAGATGAATGAGGAAGAACTGATTGATTCATTGGAGGAATTTATCCCCTTTATTCATGCTCCAAAAGAAACGTGGCTAAATTATTCAGAAAACCAACAAAGGTTTCGGAAATCTTTGACTCCGTTACATTTTGACTTATATACTTGTCCTTCTGTTCCTTGTGATACATATCTTGCCTCTGCAAAGAGCGGAGCCTAA
- a CDS encoding class I SAM-dependent methyltransferase: MAIFDSEEKAAWDETTKLFSEHTYKFGPHWSFNFRNDPKRLGFVLSRYKFSTKMLGKRHHILELGCSDGIGTTILAENTTKYTGVDLDQPALEAAKTNMIDEKLQFLHDDFMGKTYGSFDGVVSLDVVEHILPEFENTYFETVHKNMAENGICIIGTPNITAAPYASKASQLGHVNMYTQERLLEVMKTYFHQVFPFGMNDETMHTGFGSMAHYLLCVGVHKKEVYYD, encoded by the coding sequence ATGGCGATATTTGATAGTGAAGAAAAAGCTGCATGGGACGAAACAACAAAACTATTTTCGGAACACACTTATAAGTTTGGTCCTCACTGGTCTTTCAACTTTAGGAACGATCCCAAGCGTCTTGGTTTCGTTCTTTCTCGGTATAAATTTTCAACAAAAATGCTTGGAAAGCGTCACCATATCTTAGAGCTTGGGTGTAGCGACGGAATCGGAACAACAATTTTGGCAGAAAACACCACCAAATACACCGGCGTCGACCTTGATCAACCTGCTCTAGAAGCGGCCAAAACAAATATGATCGATGAGAAACTTCAGTTTCTTCATGATGATTTTATGGGGAAAACCTATGGTTCTTTTGATGGAGTTGTTTCCCTTGACGTTGTGGAACACATCCTCCCAGAGTTTGAAAATACATACTTTGAGACTGTACATAAAAATATGGCGGAAAATGGAATTTGTATCATTGGGACACCTAACATTACAGCAGCCCCCTATGCGTCTAAAGCCAGCCAGTTAGGGCATGTCAATATGTACACTCAAGAACGCCTTCTTGAGGTGATGAAAACGTATTTCCATCAAGTCTTTCCTTTTGGAATGAATGATGAAACCATGCACACTGGATTTGGTTCGATGGCCCACTATCTTCTGTGTGTCGGGGTTCATAAAAAAGAGGTTTATTATGATTGA
- a CDS encoding TIGR04372 family glycosyltransferase, with the protein MLPIINKLNSRKFCRFICKEVDFISNDDDIFLLIETNLKAIVHTLEYAEYWARIRQPPILIAASHAAETIDLLFPYICPSVKVLRYDNPFPKWLFQRTSLQIHHNFFSKNIFSYFKTIASNSLYLFEYQPIPYDKTFTSSYNHFIESSETKDVPKPFLKAYTQYNQFYFKRKDTWNDYFQIFSEITINDRKEKLEKINHLLLHTLGINRPYVILHLNSSPFRGTSSKKFSLVIDLLIRRGYAVILQGQREQPAFAPRQHFHDYSRDINVSLENDLALYAYAEFVISSKGNSEILSQVFNTPLLGLNYVEPTSLLPHKKHRFFFKHVYDKREEKYLSWREYLNHPGFFNHTNLNTSSELRYDEMSEEEIIHTIEEFLTLLDKNEESWLDYSPLQQTFKGSLEKKHFDLHKAYGVPTMTYLEQMDQSRHSTSSGPLEIASCR; encoded by the coding sequence ATGTTACCAATAATAAATAAGCTCAACTCTAGGAAATTCTGTAGATTCATTTGTAAAGAAGTTGATTTTATATCCAACGATGATGATATTTTCCTTTTGATTGAAACTAATCTAAAAGCAATAGTACATACTTTAGAATACGCAGAATATTGGGCAAGAATAAGACAGCCTCCCATCCTTATTGCAGCATCGCATGCAGCTGAAACTATAGATCTTTTATTTCCTTATATTTGCCCAAGTGTGAAGGTCCTTCGCTATGATAATCCTTTCCCTAAATGGCTCTTTCAAAGGACTTCTTTACAAATCCATCATAATTTTTTCTCAAAAAATATATTTTCTTACTTCAAAACAATAGCATCAAACTCATTATATCTATTCGAATATCAACCTATACCTTATGACAAGACTTTTACGTCTTCTTATAATCATTTCATAGAATCTTCTGAAACTAAGGATGTTCCGAAACCCTTCTTAAAAGCTTACACCCAATACAATCAGTTTTATTTTAAGAGAAAAGATACATGGAATGATTACTTTCAAATTTTTTCAGAAATAACAATTAATGACAGAAAAGAGAAGTTAGAAAAAATCAACCATCTGTTGTTACATACCCTCGGAATTAATCGCCCCTATGTTATTCTCCATCTCAATAGCTCCCCTTTCAGAGGAACTTCATCTAAGAAGTTTAGCCTGGTTATTGATTTACTCATTCGGAGAGGATATGCTGTCATTCTTCAGGGTCAAAGAGAACAACCAGCATTTGCCCCTAGACAACACTTCCACGACTACTCACGCGACATAAATGTCTCATTAGAAAATGATTTAGCTCTGTATGCCTATGCAGAATTTGTGATTTCTTCAAAGGGCAACTCTGAAATTTTGTCTCAGGTCTTTAATACTCCCTTGCTAGGCCTAAATTACGTTGAACCAACCTCCCTTCTTCCGCATAAGAAGCATCGCTTCTTTTTTAAACATGTTTACGACAAAAGGGAAGAAAAATACCTCAGTTGGAGAGAGTATTTAAACCATCCAGGATTTTTTAATCACACCAATCTAAATACAAGTAGTGAGCTTCGTTATGACGAAATGAGCGAAGAAGAAATTATTCACACAATTGAAGAGTTCCTTACGCTCTTGGATAAAAACGAAGAATCTTGGCTAGATTATTCTCCGCTTCAACAGACTTTTAAAGGTAGTTTAGAGAAAAAACATTTTGATCTCCACAAGGCTTATGGGGTTCCCACCATGACATATTTAGAACAAATGGATCAAAGTAGGCATAGCACTTCGAGTGGACCTTTGGAAATAGCATCGTGTAGATAA
- a CDS encoding class I SAM-dependent methyltransferase — protein MKESKSNWSCVAEELMQEVPEVNLGRYASFWFHKTPRRVLHCMSYYKFASKLIGKGRRVLDVGCNEGLGTFLVGKECGFAKGVDFDEDAITQAQKNFKEPFVEFETGDFLKNEDTGNWDAVINFDVIEHILPEHAHDFIEGIAKELTPEGLCVIGTPSKISQDFASEVSKKGHINIYSHERLEAEMREHFEFVFMFAANDEVVHTGYLPLAHYFITVGCKKKS, from the coding sequence ATGAAAGAGTCTAAGTCAAATTGGTCCTGTGTCGCAGAAGAACTTATGCAGGAAGTTCCTGAAGTTAATTTGGGGCGGTATGCTTCGTTTTGGTTCCATAAAACCCCGAGACGCGTTTTGCATTGCATGTCGTACTATAAATTTGCTTCCAAGCTCATAGGAAAAGGCAGGCGAGTTCTTGACGTCGGTTGCAATGAAGGTCTCGGGACTTTTCTAGTTGGTAAGGAATGTGGGTTTGCAAAAGGAGTCGACTTTGATGAAGATGCAATTACCCAGGCACAAAAAAACTTTAAAGAACCTTTTGTGGAGTTTGAAACCGGCGATTTTTTGAAAAACGAAGACACAGGCAATTGGGATGCAGTCATTAATTTTGATGTGATTGAGCATATTCTTCCGGAACATGCACATGATTTTATCGAAGGGATTGCTAAAGAGCTAACTCCTGAAGGACTCTGCGTTATTGGAACACCAAGTAAGATCTCTCAAGATTTTGCTTCCGAAGTGTCTAAAAAAGGCCACATCAACATCTATTCCCATGAAAGGCTAGAAGCTGAGATGCGAGAGCATTTCGAGTTTGTATTCATGTTTGCTGCTAATGATGAAGTTGTACATACCGGGTATCTTCCTCTTGCTCATTATTTTATCACAGTTGGGTGCAAGAAGAAATCATGA
- a CDS encoding class I SAM-dependent methyltransferase produces MGQEIDLLINYPKTKRDVKERGATKTEEDRAIARQFGKDFFDGDRRHGYGGFGYMERFWTPVVPTFQNQYNLTEKSSVLDIGAAKGFMLYDFRRLIPNITIAGCDVSDYAIKNAKEEVKPFLKTANAIDLPYKDNSFDLVISINTVHNLEKPELASALQEIERVSRGNSFITVDAYRNEQEKELMYHWNLTAKTIMHVDEWKSFFNDIGYTGDYYWFIP; encoded by the coding sequence ATGGGACAAGAAATCGACCTTCTCATTAACTATCCAAAAACAAAACGAGACGTCAAAGAAAGGGGCGCAACTAAAACTGAAGAAGACCGCGCCATTGCAAGGCAATTCGGCAAGGACTTCTTTGATGGCGACCGTCGCCACGGATATGGAGGCTTTGGATATATGGAGCGATTCTGGACCCCTGTTGTTCCCACATTCCAAAACCAGTACAACCTCACCGAAAAAAGCTCTGTTCTTGACATTGGAGCCGCCAAAGGATTTATGCTATATGATTTTAGGCGTCTAATTCCAAATATTACCATTGCGGGATGCGACGTTTCTGACTACGCAATCAAAAATGCAAAAGAGGAAGTCAAACCGTTTCTGAAAACCGCCAATGCGATTGATCTCCCTTATAAGGACAATTCTTTCGACCTTGTGATCTCAATTAACACTGTTCACAATCTCGAGAAACCTGAGCTTGCCAGCGCTCTCCAAGAAATCGAAAGAGTTTCACGAGGAAATAGTTTTATCACTGTGGATGCCTATCGCAATGAGCAAGAAAAAGAACTCATGTATCACTGGAATCTTACTGCAAAGACAATCATGCACGTTGACGAGTGGAAATCTTTTTTCAACGATATTGGTTACACCGGGGACTATTACTGGTTTATCCCCTAA
- a CDS encoding ABC transporter ATP-binding protein, translating to MLKRRKEYVRNIYNIIFKRKKKDLIKFFFISTPGCLAAFLEGITFTLLLSSLYIMSGKGVEVFHGKPILSKIARIPHLQEISSNQLFVYMVIAAIFAQILKSLVMYLSALQAAKLNARIGCDAHQNIYSHILSFNFSTVSNYKTGGLASYTQIPSGAIIPMLQSFHKVIVQSCVLGVLSLVLFKISAPLTLFFCGFFFISGIAYKKILAIISRFSEECATKLLQYNNDVVQAINGIKLIHIFGMQKTILKRSHSLMAKMQGYQQGNAKLQALLLATGEVFSMVMMAATIAISSLFLVISNEHSLPLLLTYTVTAYRFTTTAREILNHFGVMASQSGSIVKLNEILTTKDKGFEPTDGVAAAQVRKGIEFRNTSFRYPSKKQNALDSVSLFIPHQKLTAIVGLSGAGKTSLVSLITRLFEPTEGKILIDGVELSKYNIQSWRSKLGVVSQNTVIFNDPARENVCFGTTATDEEVLEACKTAGCYEVITNLPDGLDSPLGEHGYKISGGEAQRIAIARALIRNPEIMIFDEATSNLDSLNEQTIKTTLEKCRNRCTLIVIAHRLSTIISADQIIVLNDGQVAETGTHEDLIEANGEYSYLWHLQSTHPPERALV from the coding sequence ATGCTAAAAAGAAGAAAAGAATATGTCCGTAATATCTACAACATCATCTTTAAAAGAAAAAAGAAAGACCTGATTAAGTTTTTTTTCATTTCTACTCCAGGCTGCCTTGCTGCCTTTTTAGAAGGCATAACTTTTACCCTTCTTCTTTCTTCACTATATATCATGAGTGGAAAAGGCGTTGAAGTTTTTCATGGGAAACCCATCTTATCCAAGATAGCACGTATTCCGCATCTCCAAGAGATTTCTTCGAATCAACTTTTTGTTTACATGGTTATTGCCGCAATTTTCGCACAGATTCTGAAATCTTTGGTCATGTATCTTTCGGCTTTACAGGCAGCAAAGCTTAATGCTCGTATTGGTTGTGATGCACACCAAAATATTTACTCGCATATTCTCTCGTTCAACTTTTCAACGGTGAGTAATTATAAAACAGGTGGGCTTGCTTCCTATACGCAAATCCCCTCTGGAGCCATCATTCCCATGCTTCAGTCCTTTCATAAGGTTATTGTTCAGTCTTGTGTATTGGGAGTTCTAAGTCTTGTCCTCTTTAAGATATCTGCTCCTCTAACCCTCTTTTTTTGTGGCTTTTTTTTTATCTCAGGAATTGCCTATAAGAAAATCCTTGCTATTATCAGCCGCTTTTCAGAGGAATGTGCAACAAAGTTGCTACAATATAACAACGATGTTGTCCAAGCAATCAATGGAATCAAACTCATCCATATTTTTGGCATGCAAAAAACAATCCTCAAACGAAGTCACTCGCTCATGGCAAAAATGCAGGGATATCAGCAAGGAAATGCCAAACTACAAGCATTATTGCTTGCTACTGGTGAGGTTTTTAGCATGGTCATGATGGCCGCAACTATTGCGATAAGCTCTCTGTTTCTTGTTATCTCTAATGAACACTCTCTTCCTCTTTTATTAACCTACACGGTAACAGCTTATCGTTTTACAACAACTGCAAGAGAAATCCTAAACCACTTTGGAGTAATGGCTTCTCAAAGTGGGTCTATCGTAAAGCTTAATGAGATCTTAACCACAAAAGACAAAGGATTTGAGCCCACGGATGGAGTAGCCGCAGCCCAGGTTCGAAAAGGGATTGAGTTTCGCAATACTTCCTTTAGATATCCTTCAAAGAAGCAAAATGCTTTAGACAGCGTCTCTCTCTTTATTCCTCACCAAAAGTTGACAGCTATTGTTGGGCTTTCTGGGGCAGGGAAAACTTCCTTGGTTAGCCTTATCACACGCTTATTCGAACCAACAGAAGGAAAAATCCTTATTGATGGCGTTGAACTGAGCAAATACAATATTCAAAGTTGGCGATCAAAACTCGGTGTCGTATCCCAGAATACAGTTATCTTTAACGACCCCGCTCGTGAAAACGTCTGCTTTGGAACAACAGCGACAGACGAGGAGGTTCTAGAAGCGTGTAAAACCGCTGGATGCTACGAGGTAATAACTAATCTTCCTGACGGGCTTGACTCTCCTCTTGGAGAGCATGGGTATAAAATTTCTGGAGGAGAAGCCCAACGTATTGCTATCGCACGCGCATTAATCAGAAATCCCGAAATTATGATCTTTGATGAAGCAACAAGTAATCTTGATAGTCTTAATGAGCAAACCATTAAAACAACACTTGAGAAGTGCCGAAATCGGTGCACTCTTATTGTCATAGCTCACCGCCTTTCAACGATAATCTCTGCAGATCAGATTATTGTACTTAATGACGGCCAAGTAGCTGAAACAGGAACCCACGAAGATCTCATTGAAGCAAACGGAGAATATTCCTATCTCTGGCACTTGCAATCTACACACCCCCCTGAAAGAGCCCTTGTTTGA
- a CDS encoding thiamine pyrophosphate-dependent dehydrogenase E1 component subunit alpha has product MNKSDLFYKMLRIRMIEETIADRYSEQKMRCPTHLSIGQEAIAVGVSEALDSGDLVMSNHRAHAHYLAKGGDLKAMIAEIHGKKTGCSLGRGGSMHLVDQSVGMMGSTPIVANSIPVATGLAFSSFLQGDKKITVSYFGEGATEEGVFGECLNFAALKNLPMLYVCEDNLYSVYSPIDVRQPETRDLCKIAEAHGMFSKKGDGNNVEESYSIAKEAIDSIRNGNGPAFIKLDTYRFREHCGPNYDTDLGYRTHEEFDFWLEKCPIANYQNKLIKENIITEEDVSTMKETFQREIDEAFTFAKESPLPKFDLDYELMYAEQPHDERP; this is encoded by the coding sequence GTGAACAAATCAGACCTATTTTATAAAATGCTTCGTATTCGAATGATTGAAGAAACCATTGCCGATCGTTATTCTGAACAGAAGATGCGCTGCCCAACTCATCTCAGTATTGGACAAGAAGCGATTGCTGTTGGAGTTTCTGAAGCCCTCGACAGCGGCGATCTCGTCATGAGTAATCATCGTGCCCATGCGCATTACTTAGCCAAAGGCGGCGATCTTAAAGCAATGATCGCTGAAATTCATGGCAAGAAAACAGGATGCTCTTTAGGACGAGGTGGATCCATGCACCTTGTAGATCAATCCGTTGGCATGATGGGCTCCACTCCTATCGTAGCAAATAGTATTCCTGTTGCCACAGGGCTCGCCTTTAGCTCTTTCCTTCAAGGAGACAAAAAAATAACAGTCTCTTACTTTGGAGAAGGAGCTACTGAAGAAGGTGTCTTTGGGGAATGTCTCAATTTTGCTGCGTTAAAAAACCTTCCCATGCTCTATGTCTGCGAAGACAACCTTTATTCTGTTTACTCCCCCATTGATGTCCGACAACCAGAGACCCGTGACTTATGCAAAATTGCCGAAGCACACGGAATGTTTTCAAAAAAAGGAGATGGGAACAACGTCGAAGAAAGCTACTCCATTGCAAAAGAAGCAATCGACTCGATCCGTAATGGGAATGGCCCTGCTTTTATCAAGCTTGACACTTATCGCTTTAGAGAGCACTGCGGCCCTAACTATGACACCGACCTTGGATACCGCACACATGAGGAGTTTGATTTCTGGTTAGAGAAGTGTCCGATTGCAAACTACCAAAACAAACTTATTAAAGAAAATATCATCACTGAAGAAGATGTTAGCACTATGAAAGAAACCTTCCAGAGGGAAATTGATGAGGCTTTCACCTTTGCAAAGGAAAGCCCACTTCCGAAGTTTGACCTAGACTATGAACTGATGTACGCGGAGCAGCCCCATGACGAGAGACCTTAA
- a CDS encoding GDP-mannose 4,6-dehydratase, which yields MKKVLVIGSNSFSGSDFIDLLLEKGEYEVTGISRSEEKDALFLPYRAKNSPHFTFKQIDLNQDLDKLDRLLEDFKPEYIVNFAAQSEVGPSWENPDHWFQTNAVALTSLANLLKDKKFLKKYVHISSPEVYGTCQGFIKEDTPVNPSTPYAASKAAGDMSLFTFYKNFNFPLVMIRATNVYGAHQQLFKIIPRTAIYLKNNKKIGLHGGGVAVKSYIHIRDVSNGELLAMEKGKNGEIYHISPDQGVAVKDVVKTICKKMDVSFENSTEITPERLGQDKAYTIDSTKIRTELGWKPEISLEEGINQTVGWVNSHFDAINQKPLEYIHKA from the coding sequence ATGAAAAAAGTCCTCGTTATTGGTAGTAACTCATTTTCCGGGAGTGATTTTATCGACCTCCTTCTTGAAAAGGGAGAATATGAAGTGACCGGCATCAGCCGTTCAGAGGAAAAAGATGCTCTCTTTCTCCCCTATCGTGCGAAAAACTCCCCTCACTTTACATTTAAGCAGATCGATCTGAATCAAGACCTCGATAAACTTGACCGCCTTTTAGAAGACTTTAAACCCGAGTATATCGTTAACTTTGCAGCACAGAGTGAAGTTGGGCCGAGCTGGGAAAATCCTGACCATTGGTTTCAAACCAATGCAGTTGCCCTCACCTCACTCGCCAACCTTCTTAAAGACAAAAAATTTCTTAAGAAATATGTCCATATCTCCTCACCTGAAGTTTATGGCACCTGTCAGGGATTTATTAAGGAAGACACGCCTGTAAACCCGTCCACTCCCTATGCTGCTTCAAAAGCTGCAGGAGATATGTCTCTCTTTACCTTCTATAAAAATTTCAACTTTCCTCTCGTAATGATCCGCGCTACAAATGTTTATGGCGCACACCAACAACTTTTTAAAATCATCCCCCGCACTGCCATCTATCTCAAAAACAATAAAAAGATTGGCCTTCATGGGGGCGGTGTTGCCGTTAAATCCTATATCCACATCCGTGATGTCTCCAACGGCGAGCTCCTAGCAATGGAAAAAGGTAAGAACGGTGAAATCTACCATATCTCACCCGATCAAGGAGTCGCTGTTAAGGATGTCGTCAAAACCATCTGCAAAAAAATGGATGTTTCTTTCGAAAATTCGACAGAAATCACGCCCGAGCGCCTCGGTCAAGACAAAGCCTATACTATCGACTCTACTAAGATCCGCACTGAGCTCGGTTGGAAACCTGAGATCTCCCTTGAAGAGGGAATCAACCAGACTGTCGGTTGGGTCAACTCTCATTTTGATGCCATCAACCAAAAACCACTCGAATACATCCACAAAGCTTAA
- a CDS encoding alpha-ketoacid dehydrogenase subunit beta, producing MTRDLKFNQAILEGTSQLLEFDPSVYLMGLGVPDPKGTFGTTTGLQEKFGPSRVMDMPTSENTMTGVAIGCAIRGMRPIMTHQRVDFFLLALDQLINNAAKWHYMFGDKMTAPIVIRLVMGRGWGQGPQHSQSLQSLFAHIPGLKVVMPSTPYDAKGLLISAVKDNNPVVFLEHRWLHNTHGDVPEEMYEVPIGKARVIQEGSDITIAATSHMVLEARKAIEVLEKEGVSVELIDLRTVKPLDKETLIKSVRKTGRLLVADPDWKSCGFAAEVIASITEEAFNDLKAPPSRVTYPDRHSPTSWALANHYYPSHRDIAMETFKMMRLPSKAQSLLQELLEYRSEGPLDVPDASFTGPF from the coding sequence ATGACGAGAGACCTTAAATTTAATCAAGCCATCTTAGAGGGAACCTCCCAACTGCTTGAATTTGACCCCTCCGTTTACCTCATGGGATTGGGTGTTCCAGATCCTAAAGGAACATTTGGAACAACTACCGGACTTCAAGAGAAATTTGGTCCCAGTCGTGTGATGGACATGCCCACCTCTGAAAACACAATGACCGGTGTTGCTATTGGATGCGCTATTCGAGGAATGCGCCCTATTATGACACACCAGCGCGTTGACTTTTTTCTTTTGGCTCTCGATCAACTGATCAATAATGCCGCTAAATGGCACTATATGTTCGGTGACAAAATGACTGCGCCAATTGTCATCCGCCTTGTCATGGGACGAGGATGGGGGCAAGGCCCACAACATTCTCAATCATTGCAAAGTTTATTCGCCCACATTCCAGGCCTTAAAGTCGTCATGCCCTCCACGCCTTATGATGCAAAGGGTCTCTTAATCTCTGCCGTCAAGGATAATAACCCTGTTGTTTTTCTTGAACACCGGTGGCTTCACAATACTCATGGCGATGTCCCTGAGGAAATGTATGAAGTTCCTATTGGAAAAGCTCGTGTCATTCAAGAAGGCTCCGACATCACTATCGCCGCCACCTCGCATATGGTTTTAGAAGCACGTAAAGCGATCGAAGTATTAGAAAAGGAAGGAGTAAGTGTCGAACTCATCGATCTTCGCACGGTCAAGCCGCTTGACAAAGAAACGCTCATCAAGTCAGTCCGAAAAACCGGACGCCTCCTTGTTGCAGACCCCGACTGGAAAAGCTGTGGCTTTGCAGCTGAAGTTATCGCATCCATCACAGAAGAAGCCTTTAACGATTTAAAAGCACCTCCTTCGCGAGTCACCTATCCCGACCGCCATAGCCCCACTAGCTGGGCACTTGCAAACCACTACTACCCTTCCCATCGCGATATTGCAATGGAAACATTTAAGATGATGCGATTGCCCTCTAAGGCACAATCACTTCTTCAAGAGTTACTCGAATACCGAAGCGAGGGCCCACTTGACGTCCCTGATGCTTCCTTTACTGGCCCTTTCTAG
- a CDS encoding SDR family oxidoreductase, producing MSTKLVIIGSQGFIGKRLTVSMNPTIFTNYKEAPYLLDLRSPDLKALPLSTETHVIIAAGCANINECNKNPKKTYAINVTGTLELAKQCREMGLCPILFSTDYVFNGEKGGYTESSSTCPINAYGKQKAELESRIHDVTSGNYLMLRLSKIYSTFTGDNSLLDEMMHNLTQGKAIRAATDQEFCPLHVDDLVTITQELIDQNITGLINIGGQETLSRYALALKVCKALNISTTLVKPITLDELKGSTRPKKTTLNCKKLYETITIKTQTLQDSISKLATIYHNKNLFLNELKHKTAFAKTQIKSTETGGIS from the coding sequence ATGAGTACCAAACTAGTCATTATTGGATCTCAAGGATTCATTGGCAAACGCCTTACAGTCTCTATGAACCCTACCATTTTTACAAATTACAAAGAGGCACCTTACCTACTTGATTTAAGATCTCCTGACTTAAAAGCCTTGCCCCTTTCAACAGAAACACATGTGATCATTGCTGCTGGATGTGCAAATATTAACGAATGCAACAAAAACCCCAAAAAAACTTACGCAATCAATGTTACCGGGACACTCGAACTTGCAAAACAATGCAGAGAAATGGGCTTATGTCCCATTTTATTCTCTACAGACTACGTCTTCAACGGAGAAAAAGGAGGATATACAGAGTCTTCATCTACATGCCCGATCAATGCATATGGAAAACAGAAAGCGGAGTTGGAAAGCAGAATTCACGATGTTACAAGCGGAAATTATTTAATGCTCCGCCTATCTAAAATCTACTCCACCTTCACAGGCGATAATTCTCTGTTAGATGAGATGATGCACAATTTAACACAAGGAAAAGCAATTCGAGCCGCAACCGATCAAGAGTTTTGTCCCCTCCACGTCGACGATCTTGTAACTATTACCCAAGAACTTATAGATCAAAATATTACAGGATTGATAAATATTGGGGGACAAGAAACATTAAGCCGGTACGCACTGGCGTTAAAGGTATGTAAAGCCCTTAATATTTCAACAACACTTGTCAAACCAATTACCCTAGACGAGCTAAAGGGAAGCACACGCCCCAAAAAAACAACTCTTAACTGCAAAAAACTGTATGAAACCATTACCATTAAGACTCAGACTCTTCAAGATTCAATCTCAAAATTAGCGACTATCTACCACAATAAAAATTTATTTTTGAATGAGTTGAAACACAAAACTGCTTTTGCTAAAACGCAGATTAAGTCGACAGAAACAGGCGGTATCAGTTGA